The Rhinolophus ferrumequinum isolate MPI-CBG mRhiFer1 chromosome 19, mRhiFer1_v1.p, whole genome shotgun sequence genome has a segment encoding these proteins:
- the SERPINB2 gene encoding plasminogen activator inhibitor 2: MEDLYMANTIFALNFFKHVANTSTTQNLFFSPWGISSTMVMVYLGARGNTADQMAKVLQFNQIGVHEVTPATPENVTGCELMQQIQVTYPDAILQAQAEDTIHSSFRSLISAINESTGDYVLESANKLFGEKSARFKEEYIQLSKKYYSTEPQAVDFLECPEGARKKINFWVNTQTKGKIPNLLPEGSVDPETRMVLVNAVYFKGNWKTPFHKKLNGLYPFRVNSTQRKPVQMMYLHEKLNIGYIEDLKTQILELPYVEDVSMFVLLPDEIANVSTGLELLESEITYDKLNKWISKDTMAEDDVEVYLPQFKLEERYELKSILRHMGMTEAFNMGQANFLGMSEGNDLYLSEVFHQATVDVNDKGTEATAGTGAIMSGRTGHGGPQFVADHPFLFFIMHKITKTIFFFGRFASP; encoded by the exons ATGGAAGACCTTTATATGGCAAACACAATCTTTGCCCTCAATTTTTTCAAGCATGTGGCAAATACAAGCACCACGCAGAATCTCTTCTTCTCTCCATGGGGCATCTCATCCACCATGGTCATGGTCTACCTGGGTGCCAGAGGCAACACTGCAGACCAGATGGCCAAA GTGCTTCAGTTTAACCAAATTGGAGTCCATGAAGTCACCCCAGCGACCCCGGAGAATGTCACCGGTTGTGAACTCATGCAGCAGATCCAGGTCACTTACCCTGATGCCATTTTGCAG GCACAAGCTGAAGATACAATCCATTCATCCTTCCGTTCTCTCATCTCTGCAATCAACGAGTCCACAGGGGATTATGTATTGGAAAGTGCCAATAAGCTGTTTGGAGAGAAGTCTGCGAGATTcaaggaa GAATACATACAACTCTCTAAGAAATATTACTCTACAGAACCCCAGGCAGTCGACTTCCTAGAATGTCCAGAAGGAGCcagaaaaaagattaatttctGGGTCAATACTCAAACCAAAG GCAAAATTCCAAACTTGTTACCTGAAGGTTCTGTAGATCCAGAGACCAGGATGGTCTTGGTGAATGCTGTCTACTTCAAAGGAAATTGGAAAACTCCATTTCACAAGAAATTAAACGGGCTTTATCCTTTCCGTGTGAACTCG ACTCAGCGTAAACCTGTACAGATGATGTACTTGCATGAAAAGCTGAACATTGGCTACATAGAAGACCTAAAGACTCAGATCCTAGAATTGCCATATGTTGAAGATGTCAGCATGTTCGTGTTGCTTCCAGATGAAATTGCTAATGTGTCTACTGGCTTGGAGTTG ctGGAAAGTGAAATAACTTATGACAAACTCAACAAGTGGATCAGCAAAGACACAATGGCTGAAGATGACGTTGAGGTGTACCTGCCCCAGTTCAAATTAGAAGAGCGTTACGAACTCAAATCCATTCTGAGACACATGGGAATGACTGAGGCCTTCAACATGGGCCAGGCCAATTTCTTAGGCATGTCGGAAGGGAATGACCTGTATCTATCTGAAGTGTTTCATCAGGCCACTGTAGACGTCAATGACAAGGGCACTGAAGCAACGGCTGGCACTGGGGCCATCATGTCAGGGAGAACCGGCCATGGAGGCCCGCAATTTGTGGCAGAtcatcctttcctcttcttcataATGCACAAAATAACCAAGACCATCTTCTTTTTTGGTAGATTCGCCTCACCCTAA